The Trichomycterus rosablanca isolate fTriRos1 chromosome 6, fTriRos1.hap1, whole genome shotgun sequence DNA segment caagagacgcaccggtttctcttcctgaagcacaaacttgttttcactttcattacattacctccttatgcttaattttcttacttatattcttgtacattttaggatcatgtgtaaatatgtgtaacatcatctactggcgggatgcgTCACTTTGCaaatcacaaaatcagcctgcattttgaaagatgcagtttatttaggattttacagtgtatttttaagacaattgttctgccctcactaatagtttatcccccttgctcagctagacagacagacagacagctcccttcagaatacagtcggttttatttgcttcccagctgtgtgatacactgtgtgcatcaaaatgaagtaaaaatacaaacaataaaaacaataaagaacttattaaaagcacacagctgtagtcaggtgttacatctggtacaatatgagatttaaccaaacgtaaaatagcgctaacgagtttgTAACTaagcgctgtgatatactcactaaacaattacaaacaactgagaatataaacgccactacttacagacgatgctttggtattatactgcaagataattatttgtatttatttattattgtttacgttactgactacgctaccccgcgttcttttgccgtaaaagtcacatggctactcggcgaggtcaaagttagttgccatgattACGAAGTCACCAGTTGaatttaaaggcgcaggagtcccattaaattataagcgcgtctctgtaacgactcgaaccatcacaacaatcgtacagtcgtttaagctctcgcgggccggatcaaatgacatggcgggccggatctggctcgcgcgccttgagtttgacacctctgGTCTAGAGAGATGACTTTAAAAAGTGAAGCTgtaaaaatgctttattttttctatcttcttTAGATTCCTGACttcagaaatgctgttattgtgGCAAAGTCCCCCTCGGCTGCTAAGAGGTAAAACAAAGGTTGGCAATTGTTTGGCATTGCAGACCTAGATTTTATTTCCCTTTTTTTGGGGGAGTGTAAAAGTACGCTTTTGTAGAAACATTGTTTTGTTAAAAACTCTTACTGTGACCTTTAACATGTTTATATGTacatatttgtgttttgtgtatttgttatGTGTGTTtgatatgtttgtttttttctcaaaCTCTTTTAGAGCTCAGTCATACGCAGAACGCCTGAGGCTCGGTTTGGCCGTAATTCATGGTGAAGCTCAGGCTGAGTCCGATTTGGCCGACGGTCGTCAATCTCCTCCTGCATTCAAACCTTTGTGTGGGCCTTCAGGTCTTGAGCTGCCCTGTAAGAAtgtctccacacacacacacatacacacaaactgaGTGGAATTACGTGTACACTAAGTAAAACAGGCTCAACATTATCAAATGTTACAGACTGTTTGTGTTGCACAGTTTTGGCAAAAATTTTCTAACCTTCTATTTTGCCAATTTTTGTGTACATActcctctctctcactctcactctctctctctctctctctctctctctctctctatcattGTGTGAGTGAAACGTCTGGATGCACAGTTATATAAAACCTCTAAATCAGTATATTTTAGATTGTGCACTGGCTGAATACATTTACTGTCTGcacatgctttttttaaaccAGTCCTTTTTTTGTCGGCGACACAGGGAGACAAGTTTCGTTTCCTGGAATTGAGCTTCCAAGTACGGCAGCTATTCTCTTGCTTATTTGTGCTGTGCTAAACTCCTGGTCCTGGTGCTTTAACCTAtgggttttatttaataatgcatttgGTTCCTTTTCACTAAACCAGGATTGTTGCTGTTCCTAATGAATAGTTATTTATACTGTAGTACAATTTAAAgtagttcatttatttttaatataggcTAAATTGCATTTTCATTGTAATGATAAAATATGAGTACCGTATTTTCCGCACTATAAGGCGCACCTAAAAGCCTTAAATTTTCTCAAAAATCTGCCGTGCGCCTAATAATCCGGTGCGCCTTATGTGTGCACTGAGttccaaaatctgtaaaaatgttgttgttgACTTTGGTAAGCGCTCCTCTTGATTGACTATCGGACCATTTCCCGCTGACACAGGGACGTAATACGTACACTACAAACGCTGGCAgcgataaaccaatcagagaacaTTACGTAATACGTACAGTACGTACGCTTACCTCCGCCACGCCACCTTTGCTTCCGTTACCTTTTTTTTGTAGACCGTATGTTTTAGCATGCGCCTTATAATACGGTGCGCCTTATGTATGTGTTAAGTACAGAAATAGACCCCGTAATTGAGACTGCGCCTTATAATCCGGTGCGCCTTATAGTGCGGAAAATACGGTAGCtgttacaatttatttatttattagatttggTTTAAAAGCATGATAAAAAATGTGATTGGAGATGGCATGAAACAATATGGCATGTATCTGGctttaaatataaattgtaaatatttaaCTATAGTTTTGAATACTATTTTTGTTAGCTAACTTGTTAGTATAATCAGATAACTATGTTTGGACCAGATACTCGGGACTATACAAATTTTTTAGATGTCTTAGTTTGTATAAATAAACCAGCGTTTGTGCCTCCTTTTTAACCTTTGGGTTTTTTCTTTACTAATTTTTCTTTTACTAATTCCTAGCAATACTGTTTTGGTAGGACTGGTATTTTGGGATTCTCAGTGATGGTTGTATGGAAATGGGGCTtgtgtttatatatgtttatgtatttatgttagCCCAGTGAATCTTGGCATTGTTGTCCTGGAAAATGCCCATACcattaagaaacaaaaaaaacccccagTGATGGGATAACCTGGTCAATTAGTGCGTTTAGGTAGTCAGCGGACTTCAGCAAGTAAATTAACCCAAGAGACTTTCAGTGGGCACTatgcatgatgggtgcatcattTAATTATGCTGTTCCATTCTTACCTTGATATTCCCTTTACTCTGGAATCTGGTCTTATTAGATCACATGACCattttccattgctccagaagCTTTATGTTCCATAGCAAACTGACACATTTTTCCGTAGAGTAACACATTTTCCACATCCATAGGATATGTTTGACAATATGgttaacaaataaaaagctgCTTTCTACACCAGTTAGGGTTTAATGaattgttgccagctgaaacagatCAGTCACTGCAATAAATATCCAATCCAAAGCTCTTAAGTATTTGCTTATTCAAGTCCAAATGGCcacttttttggccaggcaaATATGACATACACTGTTGTGAGAAAGTTGTATTAACACATTCTTTCCTGTATcaaatatgttatttatttttatttatcagtgtccaaacatttgcataagaCTACATAAACATCTGCTTATTTGCCCTTATTATTGTTTAAAGAGACAATCATTTTTGTTTCTTATTGACCATGATATATGTTGATCTTAAAGTGCATGCTTGAGTGTATGGTATGGTTTGGTTTCAGTTCTTGGCATGGTTTGGCAAGGTGTGAGTTTCTTGATGCTGATTGCTTTGTTTATAAAGCAGGTGTTAGCTTGTTAAGGCCTAATCCACACAGCTCAAAATGCACACCTCTCTACCAGAACTCTTTTCTTACAcgtgtttattagtttatttagtgCACCAACCACTATACAGGTATAATTTGTCTGGTGGATTGTTCAGAGCAGAGCAATGGTAATGTGTGTTCCTGTTATAGAAGAGGTGTAACACGTTGTACATTTACAGCTTGCTATAAGACACACCTACTTTTTTGGAGTTAACAGCTTGTAGGAATAAAGTCCATCTGTATAGCTGGTTTATCTGATAATCAGTCAAGATACAAGGTGGGAGGTACTTAAACTGGCAACCAGGTGTATATTGACATGTTGCATTATATTCATTGTCATTCAAATACAGTTGGCATTTATCcacaaattaataaacaaagttcctgggtatttattaaaaggaaGACTGCTGGAGCAGTAGCGAGTGTGAGCAGCTGAGCTGTGTGGTTAAGGCAGCTTAAATCTGTTTATTTTGTTGCATCAGTGTGAGACATGTTTAATCTCTGTTTGATGTTTTCACACAGTGATGATGGCCAAGGAAAAACCTCCCATTACTGTAGTTGGAGATGTTGGGGGTCGAATTGCCATAATTATTGTAAGTACTATATACTTCCCACACAAACGACAGCATTATTAGTGTTTTGTTAAATTAGTTTATCAATTTTAATGTACGGAATTGTGTGTTTAACTAAAATACATGCGTTTCACACTGTTGGTAAATGCTAAATCACATTTTCAATCACAATCACGTTCAAAGATTTTTATGCCCAAATCACCAATATACTAGATGGGTTTTCCTGGTCAGGCTACACCATGATAAAACAGTGAGTTTGATCATGTTGATGTATGTTAGTTTTATCAGTTAGTTATTAAAGGGGTGCTGATGATCAGTTATTAAAGGGCTACTGATGTATATTTAATTGCTTTTACTTTTGCAGATTTGCTAAAAATGTGCCACAGACTCAGTAAGACTGAATTGTTCAAACGGTTTGATTAAATCAAGAGTATCATAAGCTGAGAGAACAGCACCTGCAAAACTGGAACAGGTCTGTTTAATTAGACTTGTAAAACAGGACAGAAGAGCACATTTACGCAGTGATTTTGTTATGTTTTTGTGTTCCTGTTGTAGGATGACATTATTGATGATGTTGGAGAATTTGTAGCAGCTGCTGAAGGTCTGAAGGAAAGAGGAGCATATAAGATCTATGTCATGGCCACTCATGGCTTGCTTTCGGCTGATGCTCCACGCCTCATAGAGGACTCTGTCATTGATGAGGTGAGGACATTTGATCAGTTCTACAAAATTATTAAGGATTAGTGAAGCTAGCCATTTCAGGGACACATTAGTCCACctttagtgcaggtcccaagtctGGGTAAATAGGGGGGTTGCAAAAGGTAGAGCATCTGGTAGGTCAACCTGTTAGgacaaactgtgccaaatcaaatatgtggtCAAATGACCTGATGTGGTGAccccctaacaggagcagccaaaaggaatCATTCAAAGGTAATAATTTCTTGTGAAACATGTGCCTGACCTCatgaatgcttttttgactgtcATAGGccatctgtaaataaataaataacaggttGCACTCATCTAgcgctgatgcttttatatatactgtagtttagtgttgTACTGACACCTAGTGCTCAATGCAGGAATTCCTTTTAATTTTATAGCAGAGGTACTGTACATTTCAATAGCTGTACCAATAAGGGGTAATATAAAGTTAGAAAATTATGGAATAATTGATCAGTAAGCATTATTGAaacaatctttattaataattcaATCATTatcacctctttatcctggtctgagTTGTGGTGGGCCTGGTTTCCTCCGAATCAATGGTCacaatgcagtaatacacttCGGTCAGGACACCAAACCATTGAGGGTCCTCAGCCACCTGCACCCTCccttccctcagacacagccaattaattattattagggTTACCCATTGAAAAGACAGATTTTTGATTGTTTTAAGTGCATTTGTGTGATGAAGTAAGGGTAGCTTACCCATCACTATAACATGTACTTATGTTAATCTTACCTCGTTTGAACCATCCTCTGTTAAAGACCAGTAAGAGAGAGAAAAGCGTAcacttaaatgtaatgtaaataatagttTGTAGGTTGAGGTGCCAAGGCCAGGAATGTGGTTAAATAAGTCaatatattgatatatttaacattgtaaaatattgaaatgtgtttgtatattgtacCCTAGGTTTCCCTGTAAATATATCGGCTCAGCCGAGGGGGAGGGGCTACGAGGATGAAAGCAATGTGCAGGTAGACAATGGGGAGTTCAGTCTTTCAATTAGAGAGAGATACCACAACAGCATTAATGACCTAGTAGTCAGAGTTGTATGTACATTCCCAGGAGTGTCTAGAGTATGTTTGTGTACTTTTCCTTTTGTTTTCATCCAGTATACGCGCGTTTGTATGTTTGTAAATAGcgttgtgtttgtatgtgtaaataaatgaggGGGGAAAAGAAGCACACGTGTCCTCAACTTTTATTCTGGTTTCCAGACCAGTCCCCCGACACTACCCACGGGGTTCGCCCCATCACAATTTGCATTTTatatgtaatgaattaaaaactcTGAACTTCTGAATTTCTTACTTAAgtcttttttttatgttttaggtGGTCGTGACCAACACCATCCCTCATGAGGTCCAAAAGCTTCAGTGTCCCAAGATTAAGACGGTGGATGTCAGTATGATTCTAGCCGAGGCCATTCGACGCATCCATAACGGGGAGTCCATGGCCTACCTTTTCCGAAACATCACTGTGGACGACTAGTAAAACGTCATTGTCGCTTTGTCTTTAGGCTGATTAGGACCAGTCTGACACCTTTTCCTGTGGTGGTTGGCATTTTTATGGTGGTTTTGGGCCTGTTTTTTAAGCATGGGAATCTTAAGATCCTTGTTGATGAGAACTCATGCTTGTAATCCCAATAGAAAACAGctcaaatataaaattaaaaacaatcttGGCATGCCGGATAGTGGTCTTGATAAAAGCAGCTCAAAATAATGCATCATTTCTTTTTGTTTAGGAGAATGACCTTGCAGTGTTATACACATTAGAGAACATGAAACATCTGCAtgtgttctgtttgttttcaAAGAGGAATATACACACTTGCGACAACACTAAGTTACTACACACTGCCTCTAGCAGTATTCAGTTTCCTTTTGTCTGTCTGACATTGTATAAAAAAGTGGACCAATAAAGAAAACTGACAAATATGTTCTGCATTTGCTTTGTAATGTGACCACCAACTTAAAGGTGACAGATTTGACCTCTACTGACACATTAGCTAATTTGCTTGCTGATATACTCACTGCAAATGTGTGACCCACCCCCACTTATGGTATGTTTAAGGTAATAATCTTGGCCAATGTTAATGTTTAAGGTAATAATCTTGGCCAGCGCATGTTATTAAGTTTATCAAAGAGATCCTTTTAACCTGACAAGACTGGTCTGTCTGTGCATGATTTTGCCTACAAAGATCATATCTTGCCTTACAAGAAGGCACTTAAGAACGCCAAGACTGACCTCTACACCACTGTCATTAATCGGTTAGGGTGATTGTAGAGCTCTTTTCTCCACTGTTAATAAACTGCTGCAATCTGCTATCAGTTTTCTGCTAACTCCTTTGCCAGAATTTGaatttaatgaaaaaaattTAAGAAATTTATATGCATCTTTATCAACCCCTGCAAATGGGACAGATTTCCTTTTACCTTAGATCAACAAACATTTTCTGCTTTTAGACTCCTGGAGCAGAGTTCAGTTGAAAAGCTAATCAAGTCAACAACTTGATCCCATGTCTACTTACTCCTCTTGTTAAAGCATGTGTTTCCTCATTATGCCCACTTGTAATATGGACTCTCAATGCATCTCTTAGCTCTGGTGTCCCTCCCACAAACTTGAAACTGGCAGCAATTGTTCCAGTTTTGAAGTAGCCTGGATTTGACGTTGAAAATCTCAGCGACTATTAGAATTTTTGAAACCCTGGGTGAGCCGAAAAAATGGGTCatggagaaaaataataataattaaataaacttgtatgtgAATGTCCCCTTGTGGAGGCCTTGTTAAATTGTATATTGCCTGGGTCGTGTAAAAatatcatggacaaaatgtgggtctcctaaaaaaaaaagtttgaaaacctTGTATTGGACTAATAATTTGCTGGAAGAGTTGCAGTCTGGGTTTGTGAGAAATTGCTGTTGAAAGTAGTTTTTATAACTATTCtagatttactgtatttaatgtGCTGTTATTTATATGTACAGTGCCCTTGAATTTCAAAAGAGCACTTATGAACaaggtttattattattctttcgTAGTTTTGTTAAGAGAAATGGACCAAAATCCAATACTGCAAAAAAGCAGAAATGCATAGTTTGCTGTAAAAAGCACAAAATGTTTAGCCTGGAGTCTTGAGCATTGGAAAACACAAATGAAATGATTTGTGCAGCAATTATTGCTCTACACGGTTGTTTAAAGGCAACCAATCAAGAGGCAATTTTACAGGAGCAGCTGCCGCTCACTAATGATGATGACATATTCCAGGATGATATTGACCTTTTATTTACTGCTTTACTATAGAGTGGTCTAATAAACAATGATAAGTTTGTGTTTTTTCCCCACACCCATCTTACCCAGTAACCAGATTAAAACGTGACCTTTCCTTGACGGTGAGTAATGATTAGCAGACTGTAAAGTAGATCTCCAGCTCTTTAAATCCAAAAATAactgaaatatatttattctttatGATGCACAAATATACCACCACAAACCATCCAGGACTTAAATGATATTATTTGGAGAAAGACCAAAGCGGTTCTGGAGAATGAGCTTAGTACTCCCTTCAGTCTGATTCATGTTTTATAAATGCCAGAAATGCATTATGGGTAGATTGTAGCTGCTTCAGAGACTCTGTACTTGTTCAAAACTCCGCAGGTTTAATATAAGCTGCTGTGGAGCTTAGACCAAGTCCAGAGTCAATGACTAACAACAGTGTGGTAAGTAGGTCATGATTATCAAAATTTACTCACACATATATTTTATTGCAAAAGGCATTTGTTTATTACTAATTGTACAGATGTACTCTGATATATCCACTTGCAAGATATTACATTAAATGATTTACTAATTTAActaatcatttatttgtttgtccAGCAACAATAATCACTTCTATTGGATTTAAGTCACAGTGGGTTTAGGGCTACCTAAAAACTCTGGGTATGGGATAGAAAAACACCTTGAACATGCAATCAGGTCAGCTGGATTTCCCTTGGTTTAagtgtttgtgtaaatgtgtgtgtgtatgtgagagtgtgtgcaCTGTGGTGAACTGGAATCAGTaagacaggaatacaccctgaacaTGCAGTCGGGCTAATTGGATATGTTGGAAATTGCCCTGTGGTGGACTGGAGACCTGTcaggggtgtttcctgtcttttgcctggtgaatcggacccactatatctttgtatgtatgtacgtaCGTacgtatgtatgcatgtatttatgtatgtatgtacatattaaaatataaaaagattttCTTTTGGGACAAATAAGTATATTTTCAATCATTTGaatttgggtagcactgttgcctcacagcaagaaggtcctgggtttgattccaagattgagcggtctgggtcttttctgtgtggagtttgcatgttctccccgtgtctgcgtgggtttcctccaggtgctccggttttctttcacagttcaaaaacatgcaagtgaagtgaattggagatactaaattgtctgtgactgttttccaatttgtgaaat contains these protein-coding regions:
- the LOC134317132 gene encoding phosphoribosyl pyrophosphate synthase-associated protein 1-like isoform X2 codes for the protein MNAGKGGYRVFSANSNPACTELARKITERLGVELGKSVVYQEANTETRVEVKESVRGQDIFIIQTMHRDVNTAIMELLVMAYALKTSCAKNIIGVIPYFPYSKQCKMRKRGSIVCKLLASMLAKAGLTHIITMDLHQKEIQGFFNFPVDNLRASPFLLQYIQEIPDFRNAVIVAKSPSAAKRAQSYAERLRLGLAVIHGEAQAESDLADGRQSPPAFKPLCGPSGLELPLMMAKEKPPITVVGDVGGRIAIIIDDIIDDVGEFVAAAEGLKERGAYKIYVMATHGLLSADAPRLIEDSVIDEVVVTNTIPHEVQKLQCPKIKTVDVSMILAEAIRRIHNGESMAYLFRNITVDD
- the LOC134317132 gene encoding phosphoribosyl pyrophosphate synthase-associated protein 1-like isoform X1 → MPKSRAGIQKFSLARPQISKLSYGYNFNMNAGKGGYRVFSANSNPACTELARKITERLGVELGKSVVYQEANTETRVEVKESVRGQDIFIIQTMHRDVNTAIMELLVMAYALKTSCAKNIIGVIPYFPYSKQCKMRKRGSIVCKLLASMLAKAGLTHIITMDLHQKEIQGFFNFPVDNLRASPFLLQYIQEIPDFRNAVIVAKSPSAAKRAQSYAERLRLGLAVIHGEAQAESDLADGRQSPPAFKPLCGPSGLELPLMMAKEKPPITVVGDVGGRIAIIIDDIIDDVGEFVAAAEGLKERGAYKIYVMATHGLLSADAPRLIEDSVIDEVVVTNTIPHEVQKLQCPKIKTVDVSMILAEAIRRIHNGESMAYLFRNITVDD
- the LOC134317132 gene encoding phosphoribosyl pyrophosphate synthase-associated protein 1-like isoform X3; the encoded protein is MKVWQKMGNSTRVSFLPIRDVNTAIMELLVMAYALKTSCAKNIIGVIPYFPYSKQCKMRKRGSIVCKLLASMLAKAGLTHIITMDLHQKEIQGFFNFPVDNLRASPFLLQYIQEIPDFRNAVIVAKSPSAAKRAQSYAERLRLGLAVIHGEAQAESDLADGRQSPPAFKPLCGPSGLELPLMMAKEKPPITVVGDVGGRIAIIIDDIIDDVGEFVAAAEGLKERGAYKIYVMATHGLLSADAPRLIEDSVIDEVVVTNTIPHEVQKLQCPKIKTVDVSMILAEAIRRIHNGESMAYLFRNITVDD